One Bacillus andreraoultii genomic region harbors:
- a CDS encoding ribulokinase: MPKYTIGVDFGSLSARAVLVDLSNGSVITSAVKDYPDAVIDDYLPNTNIALENDWALQNANDYVECFIDTVKRTVKDSEVNIDDIIGISIDFTSCTVLPAKDDGTPLMNVPEFKDNPHAWVKLWKHHAAQPHADKLNEIARRRGETWLDYYGGKISSEWLFPKLMQIVEEAPEVYDAMDTFIEATDWLTWQLTGVKVKNSTTAGYKAIWDAETGFPSKEFFKELHPKLENVIEEKIGVDFQPPGSKAGGLLPEMAAKVGLNPGIAVAVGNVDAHVSTAPTGVIKPGTMLNIMGTSTCDILLGNKKVPVKGMCGVVKDGVIPGYYAYESGQNAVGDIFAWFVNNAVPGEYSEEARERGISIHQLLEEKASKLNIGESGLIALDWWNGNRSILVDTNLTGLLIGMTLDTKPEEIYRALIEATAFGKRRIIEEFEANGIEINGLTVCGGLPHKNQMLNQIYADITGKEITISEHLQTPAIGAAMFAAVAAGKENGGFDTIEEASEKMAKLREETVKPISENVEKYQAIYEEYKILHDYFGTGVNDVMKRLKAIKNSASKE, encoded by the coding sequence ATGCCGAAATATACGATTGGAGTAGACTTTGGTTCATTATCGGCTAGAGCGGTATTAGTAGATTTATCAAATGGAAGCGTAATTACTTCAGCGGTTAAAGATTATCCGGATGCTGTGATTGATGATTATCTTCCGAATACAAATATTGCTTTAGAGAATGATTGGGCGCTTCAAAACGCTAATGATTATGTGGAGTGTTTTATAGACACCGTAAAAAGGACTGTAAAAGATAGTGAAGTAAATATTGATGATATTATCGGTATTTCCATTGACTTTACTTCCTGTACGGTGTTGCCAGCAAAAGATGATGGAACACCGTTAATGAATGTACCAGAATTTAAAGATAACCCTCATGCATGGGTGAAATTATGGAAACATCACGCTGCACAACCTCATGCGGACAAGTTGAATGAAATTGCACGACGTCGTGGAGAAACTTGGTTAGATTATTATGGTGGGAAAATTTCATCAGAGTGGCTTTTTCCAAAATTAATGCAAATTGTCGAAGAAGCACCGGAAGTATATGACGCGATGGATACATTTATCGAAGCGACAGACTGGTTAACATGGCAATTAACTGGGGTAAAGGTGAAAAACTCAACAACAGCCGGTTACAAAGCAATATGGGATGCAGAAACAGGCTTTCCTAGCAAAGAGTTCTTTAAAGAGCTTCATCCAAAGTTAGAAAATGTGATAGAGGAGAAAATTGGAGTAGACTTTCAACCACCTGGTTCTAAAGCTGGGGGACTGCTTCCAGAAATGGCAGCCAAAGTAGGTTTGAACCCAGGGATTGCTGTAGCTGTCGGAAATGTAGATGCACACGTTTCAACTGCACCAACTGGTGTAATTAAACCGGGTACGATGCTAAATATTATGGGCACATCAACATGTGATATTTTACTAGGAAATAAAAAGGTACCTGTAAAAGGAATGTGTGGGGTAGTAAAAGACGGGGTTATACCTGGTTATTATGCATATGAATCAGGTCAAAACGCTGTTGGCGATATATTTGCGTGGTTCGTAAATAATGCAGTTCCAGGAGAATACTCTGAAGAAGCAAGAGAACGAGGGATTAGTATTCACCAATTATTAGAAGAAAAGGCGAGTAAATTAAATATTGGCGAAAGTGGATTAATTGCCCTTGACTGGTGGAATGGTAATCGGTCAATTTTAGTTGATACAAATTTGACAGGTCTTCTTATTGGAATGACTTTAGATACGAAGCCAGAAGAAATTTATCGTGCACTAATTGAAGCAACAGCTTTTGGTAAACGACGAATCATTGAAGAGTTTGAAGCGAATGGTATTGAAATTAACGGGTTAACAGTTTGTGGAGGTTTACCACATAAAAATCAAATGTTAAATCAAATTTATGCTGATATTACTGGAAAGGAAATTACGATATCAGAACATTTACAAACACCTGCAATTGGTGCGGCCATGTTTGCTGCCGTTGCGGCGGGTAAAGAAAATGGTGGATTTGACACGATAGAGGAAGCTTCTGAAAAAATGGCGAAACTACGTGAAGAAACAGTAAAACCGATTAGTGAAAATGTCGAGAAATATCAAGCAATCTATGAAGAATATAAAATTTTACATGATTACTTCGGCACAGGTGTAAATGATGTAATGAAACGATTAAAAGCGATTAAAAATAGTGCCTCAAAGGAATGA
- the murB gene encoding UDP-N-acetylmuramate dehydrogenase: MENAVIYNHLLTILDEKHIARDEYLKKHTYTKLGGKADFFVTPNRYEDVQKVVKLCHEQRIPLTLIGNGSNLIVRDGGIRGVVLSLANLNKITTDGTRVVAESGAAIIETSRKALAAKLSGLEFACGIPGTVGGAVFMNAGAYGGEIKDVLESILVVDKHGDLVKREAKDLDLAYRHSNISENGDIVLSATFQLKEGNYDEIKAIMDDLTFKRESKQPLEYPSCGSVFKRPPGYFAGKLIQDSDLQGTRIGGAEVSKKHAGFIVNVDNASATEYISLIQHVQKTVKEKFGVALEREVRIIGEEIEE; the protein is encoded by the coding sequence ATGGAAAATGCTGTGATTTATAATCATTTACTAACGATTCTTGATGAAAAACATATTGCGCGTGATGAATACTTAAAAAAACATACGTATACAAAGTTAGGTGGAAAGGCTGACTTCTTCGTTACCCCTAATCGTTATGAAGATGTACAGAAAGTTGTCAAACTCTGTCATGAACAAAGGATTCCTTTAACGTTAATTGGTAATGGGTCAAACTTAATCGTTCGCGATGGCGGTATACGCGGTGTTGTCTTGTCGCTAGCTAACTTAAATAAAATTACTACGGACGGCACGAGGGTAGTTGCTGAAAGTGGTGCCGCTATTATCGAAACTTCTAGAAAGGCGCTCGCTGCAAAGCTTTCGGGACTTGAGTTTGCTTGCGGGATTCCTGGAACGGTAGGTGGCGCTGTATTTATGAATGCAGGTGCCTATGGTGGGGAAATAAAAGATGTTCTGGAAAGCATTCTCGTTGTTGATAAACATGGTGACCTCGTGAAACGTGAAGCCAAAGATTTAGATCTCGCTTATCGCCATAGCAATATAAGTGAAAATGGAGATATTGTCCTCTCAGCGACTTTCCAATTAAAAGAAGGAAACTATGATGAGATTAAAGCGATTATGGACGATTTAACGTTTAAAAGAGAATCCAAACAACCGTTAGAGTATCCATCCTGTGGCAGTGTTTTCAAACGACCACCCGGTTATTTTGCTGGAAAGCTAATTCAAGATAGTGATTTGCAAGGTACGCGAATCGGTGGTGCGGAAGTGTCGAAAAAGCATGCTGGCTTTATTGTGAATGTAGATAATGCTTCAGCTACCGAATACATTTCACTCATTCAACATGTTCAAAAAACGGTAAAAGAAAAATTTGGTGTTGCACTCGAACGTGAAGTGCGAATCATCGGGGAAGAAATTGAAGAATAG
- a CDS encoding IS1595 family transposase: MRATVILKAIQKLNPAEKHRLREYLIDALTASSSTGTVLQEISERKNKNGYRCPDCESEHIVRFGKYSTIVEGEEVKKQRYRCKACKKTFTDLTHTALYRTRRLNQWMKFIECMIEGYSLRKSAELIGNVTHVTLFYWRHKLLSSLKQLEISNFEGIVEMDETYFLYSEKGQRKIKDRKPRKRGGSAKKRGISNEQVCVLVARDRDKMTFSQVLGMGRLTKEQLDKAIGHKLSSENILCTDSWRAFKTYAAEKGMVIYQFKSDGKVRTKGLYHIQNVNNYHRRLKGWIQRFNGVATKYLNNYLVWFQVLESIQHQRNEVTMNDLIIRGNLTQNSETFDTIRLNKIVI; the protein is encoded by the coding sequence ATGAGAGCAACTGTTATTCTTAAAGCCATTCAAAAACTAAATCCAGCAGAAAAACATCGATTACGAGAATATTTAATTGATGCACTTACAGCATCCTCCTCAACAGGAACCGTTCTTCAAGAAATATCTGAGCGTAAAAACAAGAATGGTTATCGTTGTCCAGATTGTGAATCGGAGCATATTGTTCGGTTTGGAAAATATTCAACTATCGTTGAAGGAGAAGAAGTTAAAAAGCAACGTTATCGATGCAAAGCGTGTAAAAAGACATTTACCGACCTTACACATACAGCTTTATATCGAACTCGTCGTCTTAACCAATGGATGAAGTTTATCGAGTGTATGATAGAAGGATATTCATTACGTAAGTCTGCTGAATTGATTGGCAATGTTACTCACGTCACATTATTTTATTGGAGACACAAGCTCTTATCTTCGTTAAAACAATTGGAAATATCAAACTTTGAAGGTATCGTTGAAATGGACGAGACCTATTTCTTGTACTCAGAAAAAGGACAGAGAAAAATTAAAGATAGAAAGCCCCGCAAGCGTGGTGGTTCTGCAAAGAAACGTGGTATAAGCAATGAACAAGTATGTGTTCTAGTTGCAAGGGACCGTGACAAAATGACTTTTTCACAGGTATTAGGAATGGGTAGATTAACAAAAGAACAATTGGACAAAGCTATCGGTCATAAACTTTCAAGTGAAAATATATTATGTACCGATTCTTGGCGTGCCTTTAAAACATACGCTGCTGAAAAAGGAATGGTTATTTATCAATTCAAGTCTGATGGTAAGGTTCGTACAAAGGGGTTATACCATATTCAGAACGTCAATAATTACCATCGAAGGCTTAAAGGATGGATACAACGATTTAACGGTGTTGCTACTAAGTACCTAAACAATTACCTTGTCTGGTTTCAGGTATTAGAAAGCATTCAACATCAAAGAAATGAAGTCACGATGAATGACTTGATTATTAGAGGGAACTTAACACAAAATTCGGAAACCTTTGATACAATTAGGTTAAATAAAATTGTGATATAA
- a CDS encoding phosphoketolase family protein: protein MTNIDYSSKAYLDKVDAYWRAANYISVGQLYLKDNPLLKEPLKAMDIKVKPIGHWGTIAGQNFIYAHLNRVINKYDLNMFYVEGPGHGGQVMVSNSYLDGSYSEIYPEISQDVEGMKKLFKQFSFPGGVASHAAPETPGSIHEGGELGYALSHGTGAILDNPDLIAAVVVGDGEAETGPLAASWFSNRFINPIRDGALLPILNLNGFKISNPTILSRVDNEELTKYFEGMGWKPIFVEGEDPEEMHVKMAAALDGVIEKIQAIQKNARENRDQTRPIWPMIVFRAPKGWTGPKDWNGVPVENSFRAHQVPIPVDQNHTEHAPELEAWMKSYRPEELFDDDAHLLPEIADMAPKGDKRMAMNPVTNPGKRIRDLRLPDFREYSIDIPVPGQIEKQDMLILGEYLKDVIKLNRENHNFRIFGPDETASNRLAPVFEETKRQWLADIEEPNDEYLKSHGRVIDSQLSEHQAEGMLEGYVLTGRHGIFVSYEAFLRVVDSMLTQHFKWLRKATEQPWRTNIPSLNVVATSTVFQQDHNGYTHQDPGLLGHLADKKPEFIREYLPADANTLLAVFDKILNDRQKINLVVSSKHPRAQWFTPEEAKELVDYGLKMIDWASTDHGEEPDVVIASSGTEPTIESLAAISILNKKLPNLKVRYINVVDILKLRSQNLDPRGLSHEEFDMYFTKDKPVIFAFHGYEGLVRDLFFDRHNRNLHVHGYRENGDITTPFDMRVLNQMDRFDLVKSVVKNLPNAAKYAHIVQEMNGMIAKHNQYIRDEGKDLPEVENWKWESVK, encoded by the coding sequence ATGACAAATATCGATTATTCTTCAAAAGCTTATTTAGATAAAGTAGATGCTTATTGGCGTGCAGCAAACTATATTTCAGTTGGACAACTTTACCTAAAAGATAATCCTTTATTGAAAGAACCATTAAAAGCGATGGATATAAAAGTAAAACCAATTGGACACTGGGGTACCATTGCTGGTCAAAACTTTATTTATGCACATTTAAATCGGGTTATTAATAAATATGATTTAAATATGTTTTATGTAGAAGGTCCAGGACATGGTGGACAGGTGATGGTTTCTAATTCCTACCTAGATGGCAGTTATAGTGAAATTTATCCCGAAATATCTCAAGATGTTGAAGGGATGAAAAAATTATTCAAACAATTTTCATTCCCGGGTGGAGTTGCCTCACATGCCGCTCCAGAAACACCAGGATCCATTCATGAAGGTGGAGAACTAGGTTACGCTTTATCACATGGAACAGGGGCTATTCTTGATAACCCTGATTTGATTGCAGCTGTAGTCGTTGGTGATGGAGAAGCAGAAACTGGTCCACTGGCAGCATCTTGGTTCTCAAATCGTTTTATTAACCCAATTCGTGATGGTGCGTTATTGCCAATTTTAAACTTAAATGGATTCAAAATTAGTAACCCAACAATCCTATCTCGGGTAGACAATGAAGAGTTAACGAAGTATTTTGAAGGTATGGGTTGGAAACCAATTTTTGTTGAAGGTGAAGATCCTGAAGAAATGCATGTAAAAATGGCTGCAGCATTGGATGGAGTCATTGAGAAAATTCAAGCAATCCAAAAAAATGCACGCGAAAATCGGGACCAAACTCGTCCGATATGGCCTATGATTGTCTTTCGTGCACCAAAAGGGTGGACAGGTCCAAAGGATTGGAATGGCGTACCTGTTGAAAATTCATTCCGTGCTCACCAAGTTCCTATTCCTGTTGATCAAAATCATACCGAGCACGCACCAGAGTTAGAAGCGTGGATGAAGAGCTATCGACCTGAAGAATTATTTGATGATGATGCTCATCTACTTCCTGAAATTGCGGATATGGCACCTAAAGGTGATAAACGGATGGCGATGAACCCTGTCACAAACCCTGGTAAACGGATTAGAGATCTTCGCTTACCTGATTTCCGTGAATATTCGATTGATATTCCAGTTCCTGGGCAAATTGAAAAACAAGATATGCTTATTTTAGGTGAATATTTGAAAGATGTTATTAAATTAAATAGAGAGAACCATAATTTCCGTATTTTTGGACCCGATGAAACAGCTTCTAACCGCCTAGCACCTGTTTTTGAAGAGACAAAACGTCAATGGTTAGCGGATATTGAAGAACCGAATGATGAATATTTAAAATCACATGGTCGCGTAATTGACTCTCAATTATCCGAGCACCAAGCTGAAGGTATGTTAGAAGGCTATGTATTAACTGGTCGTCATGGTATTTTTGTCAGTTATGAAGCATTTTTACGTGTCGTTGACTCCATGCTTACTCAACATTTCAAATGGCTACGGAAGGCAACTGAGCAACCATGGCGTACAAATATTCCTTCATTGAATGTTGTTGCTACATCAACCGTGTTCCAACAAGATCATAATGGATATACACACCAAGATCCGGGTTTATTAGGCCATCTTGCTGATAAAAAGCCTGAATTTATTCGTGAGTATTTACCAGCTGATGCGAATACGCTTCTTGCTGTATTCGATAAAATTTTAAATGATCGTCAAAAAATTAACTTAGTTGTATCATCAAAACATCCACGTGCACAATGGTTCACTCCTGAAGAAGCAAAAGAACTCGTGGATTATGGTTTGAAAATGATTGATTGGGCAAGTACTGACCACGGAGAAGAACCTGATGTAGTTATTGCGTCTTCCGGTACGGAACCAACAATTGAAAGCTTAGCTGCTATTTCCATTTTAAATAAAAAATTACCTAATTTAAAAGTGCGCTACATCAATGTTGTCGATATCTTGAAATTAAGAAGTCAAAACTTAGATCCTCGTGGCCTATCCCATGAAGAATTTGATATGTACTTCACGAAAGATAAACCAGTTATTTTTGCTTTCCATGGTTATGAAGGTCTAGTTAGAGACCTATTCTTTGATCGTCATAATCGTAATTTACATGTACATGGTTATCGTGAAAATGGGGATATTACAACACCGTTCGATATGCGTGTATTAAACCAAATGGATCGCTTTGACCTTGTGAAATCAGTAGTAAAGAACTTACCAAATGCTGCTAAATATGCCCATATTGTACAAGAAATGAACGGTATGATTGCAAAACATAATCAATACATTCGTGACGAAGGAAAAGATTTACCAGAAGTGGAAAATTGGAAATGGGAAAGCGTAAAATAA
- a CDS encoding L-ribulose-5-phosphate 4-epimerase: MLEKLKLDVYEANMLLPKYNLVTFTWGNVSGIDRESGLVVIKPSGVPYEELTPDQMVVLDLEGNVVEGDLNPSSDTATHLVLYKEFPSLGGIVHTHSAWAVTFAQAGLDIPAAGTTHADTFYGPVPVTRPMKEEEVVVDYEKQTGDVIVETFRSRHIDPNQVPAVLVNDHGPFTWGKSAHDAVHNSVVLEEVAKMTYRTLQLNPHKIDMDQYLLDKHYLRKHGKNAYYGQK; encoded by the coding sequence ATGCTAGAAAAGTTAAAACTTGATGTGTATGAAGCGAATATGCTTCTCCCAAAGTACAACTTAGTCACTTTTACATGGGGAAATGTTAGTGGAATTGACAGGGAAAGTGGTTTAGTCGTCATTAAGCCGAGTGGTGTCCCGTATGAGGAACTGACCCCAGATCAAATGGTAGTCTTAGATTTAGAAGGAAATGTAGTGGAAGGTGATTTAAATCCATCTAGTGATACAGCAACACACCTCGTTCTATATAAAGAGTTTCCAAGTTTAGGAGGAATTGTCCATACCCATTCTGCATGGGCTGTTACTTTCGCTCAAGCTGGTCTTGATATTCCTGCAGCTGGTACAACGCATGCAGACACATTTTATGGACCTGTCCCAGTAACACGTCCGATGAAGGAAGAGGAAGTTGTTGTTGATTATGAAAAACAAACAGGTGATGTCATCGTTGAAACTTTCCGTTCTCGTCATATTGATCCCAATCAAGTTCCGGCCGTTTTAGTCAATGACCATGGACCTTTTACATGGGGGAAATCAGCCCATGATGCCGTGCACAATTCTGTTGTTCTAGAAGAGGTTGCGAAAATGACATACCGTACATTACAACTAAATCCACATAAAATTGACATGGATCAATATTTATTAGACAAACATTATTTAAGAAAACATGGAAAAAATGCGTACTACGGACAAAAATAA
- a CDS encoding YhdT family protein, with product MEDKMFTEDPRFKVAKKEAFIGVGLVLINFLWWFGFAYGLSTTSPENYTYVFGFPAWFFYSCIGGLVLMSVLIVFVVKVFFKEVPFDEEHENEA from the coding sequence ATGGAAGATAAAATGTTTACAGAAGATCCTCGGTTTAAAGTAGCAAAAAAGGAAGCATTCATTGGTGTTGGACTCGTACTGATTAATTTCTTATGGTGGTTCGGTTTTGCTTATGGATTGTCAACAACTTCTCCAGAAAATTATACATATGTATTTGGCTTTCCAGCTTGGTTTTTTTACAGTTGTATTGGTGGTTTAGTTTTAATGTCCGTACTAATTGTCTTTGTTGTTAAAGTATTTTTCAAAGAGGTCCCCTTTGATGAAGAACATGAGAATGAAGCTTAA
- the panF gene encoding sodium/pantothenate symporter, which produces MSWGIILPLLFFLFVIFSVGLWTNKHVSQSDSFLHEYFLGSRNMGGFILAMTMMATYGSASSFIGGPGVAYSKGLGWVLLSMAQLPAGYFVLMVLGKKFAIVARKYGSITLIDFLKSRYKSEIVGLLAAFSIIIFLFSSMAAQWVGGARLIESLLGIPYTIALIIFALSVMIYVVVGGFRAVALTDTILGAVMFFGTLILLVATIIAGGGVTSIMEKLVAIDPGLISPFGAEGDLSPLYVSSYWILVGVGVVGLPQIAVRAMSYKNAKAMHQAIIISTVFVGIIMLGMHLIGVFARAINPDIAVGDTVMPTIAMDVLPPVLAGVVLAAPMAAIMSTVNALLIMVSSAVVKDIYLSYVNRDAEDQAIRKISYTVTAVLGMIVFFMALSPPDFLIWLNLFSFGGLEAAFIWPVVLGLYWKKGNKHGAIWSMVVGVLSYILLHTYYPNAFGMHTVVLPVLFSFITFVIVSIVTYKDNKNTIGASV; this is translated from the coding sequence ATGAGTTGGGGAATTATCTTGCCATTATTATTTTTCTTATTTGTCATTTTTTCTGTTGGTCTTTGGACAAATAAACATGTAAGTCAATCCGACTCCTTCTTGCATGAGTATTTTCTAGGAAGCCGGAATATGGGCGGTTTTATTTTAGCGATGACGATGATGGCGACATACGGGAGTGCGAGTAGCTTTATCGGTGGTCCTGGTGTTGCCTATTCAAAAGGACTGGGCTGGGTGCTCTTATCTATGGCACAATTGCCAGCAGGATATTTTGTTCTGATGGTTCTTGGAAAAAAATTTGCTATCGTTGCCCGAAAGTATGGTTCGATTACGTTAATTGATTTTTTAAAGAGTCGGTATAAAAGTGAAATCGTTGGACTACTTGCGGCATTTAGCATCATTATCTTTTTATTTTCATCGATGGCTGCACAATGGGTTGGTGGTGCGAGATTAATTGAATCATTATTAGGGATTCCATACACAATCGCCCTTATTATTTTTGCACTATCGGTCATGATTTATGTAGTTGTCGGTGGTTTTCGCGCAGTTGCCTTAACGGATACAATCCTAGGAGCCGTTATGTTTTTCGGAACACTCATTCTCCTTGTTGCAACCATTATTGCCGGTGGTGGGGTAACGAGTATTATGGAGAAACTCGTTGCGATCGATCCGGGATTAATTAGTCCATTCGGAGCGGAAGGGGATTTAAGTCCACTCTATGTATCTTCTTATTGGATTCTAGTTGGTGTGGGCGTTGTCGGTTTACCACAAATCGCAGTTCGCGCGATGTCCTATAAAAATGCGAAGGCAATGCATCAGGCGATTATTATTAGTACAGTGTTTGTTGGGATTATTATGCTCGGTATGCATTTAATTGGCGTCTTTGCCCGGGCGATTAATCCAGATATAGCAGTTGGCGATACCGTTATGCCGACCATTGCAATGGATGTACTTCCGCCTGTTCTTGCCGGAGTCGTTCTTGCCGCACCAATGGCAGCAATTATGTCAACGGTAAATGCATTACTCATCATGGTTAGTTCAGCTGTTGTTAAAGATATTTATTTAAGCTATGTGAATCGGGATGCAGAAGATCAAGCAATTCGCAAAATAAGTTATACCGTGACAGCAGTACTCGGAATGATTGTATTTTTTATGGCCTTATCACCACCTGATTTTCTTATTTGGCTAAATTTGTTTTCGTTTGGTGGTTTGGAAGCGGCATTCATTTGGCCGGTCGTTTTAGGACTGTACTGGAAAAAGGGAAACAAACATGGGGCAATCTGGTCAATGGTGGTCGGCGTTCTTTCATATATTTTACTCCACACGTATTATCCAAATGCGTTTGGCATGCATACCGTTGTTCTTCCTGTCTTATTTTCATTCATAACATTTGTGATCGTTAGTATCGTTACTTATAAAGATAATAAAAATACGATAGGTGCAAGTGTATAA
- a CDS encoding GNAT family N-acetyltransferase → METKKLPKVILRELTLDDVEDRYQWCLDKEVTKHLNMPDKYPPFSREETLNWIKMCIEKTNGYEQKAIVTEQGKHIGWIDLKNIDKLNKHAELGIAIGDKNYWGKGYGLSAMQEMLLWGFNELELNKIWLRVEVDNERAIKSYKRMGYVEEGILRQDRLRNKKFVDRLRLSILKDEFFSKRKF, encoded by the coding sequence ATGGAAACAAAAAAACTGCCAAAAGTAATACTAAGAGAATTAACTCTTGATGATGTCGAAGACCGATATCAATGGTGTTTAGATAAAGAAGTAACAAAACATTTAAATATGCCAGATAAATATCCACCATTTAGCAGAGAAGAAACTCTAAATTGGATTAAGATGTGCATTGAAAAAACAAATGGATATGAACAAAAAGCGATAGTAACTGAACAGGGTAAACATATAGGTTGGATTGACCTGAAAAACATCGATAAATTAAACAAACACGCCGAATTAGGCATAGCAATAGGTGATAAAAACTATTGGGGAAAAGGGTATGGATTATCTGCGATGCAAGAAATGCTTTTGTGGGGGTTTAATGAATTAGAACTTAACAAGATTTGGCTTAGAGTTGAGGTTGATAATGAAAGAGCCATAAAATCTTATAAACGAATGGGTTATGTCGAAGAAGGTATTTTGAGACAAGACCGATTAAGAAATAAAAAATTTGTTGACCGTTTAAGATTGAGTATTCTTAAAGATGAGTTCTTCAGCAAAAGAAAGTTTTAG
- the araA gene encoding L-arabinose isomerase: MLKIKDYEFWFVVGSQHLYGEEALQSVKEDTEEIIAELNKNGNLPYPIVFKTVATTADSITQVMKEVNYNDNVAGVITWMHTFSPAKNWIRGTKLLQKPLLHLATQYLNTIPWKTIDMDYMNLHQSAHGDREYGYINARLNKNNKVVVGHWKDEEVQEKICKWMDVAVAYNESFNIKVARFGDNMRNVAVTDGDKIEAQIQFGWTVDYYGIGDLVAEMEKVTPEEIEETYKECQEMYEFVIGHNDPTFFEEHVKEQIKIEIALRRFLERAGYTAFSTNFEDLWGMKQLPGMAVQRLNAEGYGFAGEGDWKTAALTRLLKIMAHNERTGFMEDYTYDLVKGKEAILGAHMLEVDPTLSSTKIRVEVHPLGIGDREDPARLVFDGLDGEAVNLCISDFGTQFKLVMYEVEGKKPEEPAPHLPVARQMWTPKCGFEHGVREWIKNGGGHHTVLSFNVTAEQIEDFAKMVGLEVVNIK, from the coding sequence ATGTTAAAAATAAAAGATTACGAGTTTTGGTTTGTTGTAGGAAGTCAACATTTATATGGAGAAGAAGCATTACAATCGGTAAAAGAGGATACAGAAGAAATTATTGCTGAATTAAATAAAAACGGTAACCTTCCATATCCAATCGTTTTTAAAACAGTGGCTACAACGGCTGATAGTATTACACAAGTAATGAAAGAAGTAAACTATAATGACAATGTAGCAGGGGTTATCACATGGATGCACACGTTTTCTCCTGCTAAAAACTGGATACGTGGTACAAAATTATTACAAAAACCATTACTTCACCTCGCAACACAATATTTAAATACAATTCCTTGGAAAACAATTGATATGGACTACATGAACTTGCATCAAAGCGCCCATGGGGACCGAGAATACGGCTATATTAATGCCCGTTTGAATAAAAATAATAAAGTGGTCGTTGGGCATTGGAAAGATGAAGAAGTCCAAGAAAAAATATGTAAATGGATGGATGTAGCTGTTGCTTATAATGAAAGTTTCAATATAAAAGTCGCTCGCTTTGGTGACAATATGAGAAACGTTGCTGTAACGGATGGGGATAAGATTGAAGCACAAATCCAGTTTGGTTGGACTGTTGACTACTATGGTATCGGTGACTTAGTAGCAGAAATGGAGAAAGTAACTCCTGAAGAAATAGAAGAAACATATAAAGAATGCCAAGAAATGTATGAGTTTGTTATTGGTCATAATGATCCTACATTCTTTGAAGAACATGTAAAAGAACAAATAAAAATAGAAATTGCATTAAGAAGATTTTTAGAACGTGCTGGCTATACAGCATTTTCTACAAACTTTGAAGATCTTTGGGGCATGAAGCAATTACCTGGAATGGCTGTTCAACGTCTGAACGCAGAAGGTTATGGGTTCGCTGGAGAAGGAGATTGGAAAACAGCGGCTCTCACTCGATTACTTAAAATCATGGCACATAATGAAAGAACAGGTTTTATGGAGGATTATACTTACGACTTAGTAAAAGGAAAAGAGGCCATTCTTGGTGCGCATATGTTGGAAGTTGATCCGACTTTATCAAGTACGAAAATTCGGGTAGAAGTTCATCCTCTAGGTATTGGCGATAGAGAGGACCCAGCTCGTTTAGTCTTTGATGGACTAGATGGAGAGGCTGTAAACTTGTGTATTTCCGATTTTGGTACACAATTTAAATTAGTGATGTATGAAGTTGAAGGTAAAAAGCCAGAAGAGCCGGCTCCACACCTTCCAGTTGCACGCCAAATGTGGACACCAAAATGTGGCTTTGAACACGGTGTACGTGAATGGATTAAAAATGGTGGCGGACATCACACAGTTTTATCATTTAATGTAACAGCTGAACAAATTGAAGATTTTGCAAAGATGGTCGGACTTGAAGTAGTTAATATTAAATAA